The Fusarium keratoplasticum isolate Fu6.1 chromosome 8, whole genome shotgun sequence genome includes a region encoding these proteins:
- a CDS encoding 6PF2K domain-containing protein, with product MPSRTNGVGVQVEDTKICVVMVGLPARGKSYIAQRAQRYLQWLSIPAQTFNVGNYRRNDAPQPKADFFDTNNPEGERKRRAAAEAAVADMLAWFRSGGIVGILDATNSTLERRKWVLEVCNANGIEVLFVESKCDDEELIMANIRDVKTGSPDYRGQDPETAALDFRNRIRNYEKVYCTIDANGEEAHLTYLKIMNVGKQVIISRIRDYLQSRIVYYLMNLHIRPRSVWLSRHGESLYNLDGRIGGDTLLSPRGEQYARKLPELVRKSVGDDRPLTVWTSTLRRTIATSRFLPQHYNQLQWKALDELDSGVCDGLTYQEIKDRYPEDFAARDEDKYNYRYRGGESYRDVVIRLEPIIMELERSEDILIVTHQAVLRCIYAYFMKKDQAKSPWMNVPLHTLIKLTPGAYGTEEVRYEANIPAVSTWRGKGSTAKHENPAPEVL from the exons ATGCCTTCTCGAACCAACGGCGTCGGAGTCCAGGTCGAGGACACCAAGATCTGTGTGGTCATGGTTGGCCTGCCTGCCCGAGGCAAGAGCTACATCGCCCAGCGAG CCCAACGATATCTGCAATGGCTCTCCATCCCAGCCCAGACCTTCAACGTTGGCAACTACCGCCGCAATGACGCCCCTCAGCCCAAGGCCGACTTCTTCGACACCAACAATCCCGAGGGAGAGCGCAAGCGCcgtgccgccgccgaggctgccgTTGCCGACATGCTCGCCTGGTTCCGCTCTGGAGGTATCGTCGGCATTCTCGACGCCACCAACTCGACCCTGGAGCGCCGCAAGTGGGTGCTAGAGGTCTGCAATGCTAACGGCATCGAGGTCCTCTTTGTCGAGAGCAAGTgtgacgatgaggagctcatcatggccaacatccGCGACGTCAAGACTGGTAGCCCCGATTATCGCGGCCAGGATCCCGAGACTGCTGCCCTCGACTTCCGCAACCGCATCCGCAACTACGAAAAGGTTTACTGCACCATTGACGCCAACGGCGAGGAGGCCCACCTGACCTACCTCAAGATCATGAACGTCGGCAAGcaggtcatcatcagccgTATCCGGGACTACCTCCAGAGTCGAATTGTCTACTATCTCATGAACCTTCACATCCGCCCCCGCTCTGTCTGGCTATCAAGA CACGGTGAATCTCTGTACAACCTTGATGGAAGAATCGGCGGTGACACGCTCCTTTCTCCCCGTGGCGAGCAATATGCTAGGAAACTCCCTGAGCTCGTCCGAAAGTCGGTCGGA GATGATCGTCCTCTTACCGTGTGGACCTCGACTCTTCGACGAACCATCGCCACGTCTCGCTTCCTTCCCCAGCACTACAACCAGCTCCAGTGGAAGGcccttgacgagcttgacTCTGGCGTGTGCGACGGTCTGACTTACCAAGAGATCAAGGACCGATACCCCGAGGACTTTGCTGCTCGTGATGAAGACAAGTACAACTACCGCTACCGTGGCGGAGAGTCGTATCGCGATGTCGTCATCCGTCTTGAGCCTATTATTATGGAACTGGAGCGAAGTGAAGACATTCTTATCGTCACCCACCAAGCTGTTCTGCGCTGCATCTATGCCTACTTCATGAAGAAGGACCAGGCTAAGAGCCCCTGGATGAACGTTCCTCTCCACACCCTCATCAAGCTGACCCCCGGCGCTTATGGCACCGAAGAGGTTCGCTATGAGGCCAACATCCCCGCTGTCAGCACCTGGCGAGGCAAGGGAAGCACCGCCAAGCACGAGAACCCAGCCCCCGAGGTCTTGTAA
- a CDS encoding Peptidase A1 domain-containing protein translates to MAWIYHFLLFISTLAFHVLAAAVEVEPGRTDLDLTTPWNGFHLKRAVPIVAPSPDHVSTRVSKLKKLNRKHQLHPRSAASLLAKRNQGPFSLKNGIQNISAVGDFSTSYAIQCLWDSTPVWLTFDTASSDTWAVKSGFRCENNLGDKQDQDWCGFGQPHIQDFGLGRLTEIHLHRSYASGEDVSGPMGASDISCGDVTVHNQQVGLANRTYWHGDNVTVGVLGLAYPSLTSGYLGGPKDETEWNNYPYTPWLTKAIAQGATSPMFSVWLDRNSSDGMLTWGGLPRPAAIKLGQLATTGLIIAKLDDREKTAWKPSFYTIIPDGLTWGTRTDTGKYPYIVDTATTMIHVPPPLAEAIAAAFEPQAVYLYQWGSYFVPCDSIAPSFAVIVSGVNLWVNPADMIFKDLVDPGTGYCATAITTGGSGPYILGDVFLQNVLAVFDVGNAEMRFYARR, encoded by the exons ATGGCGTGGATTTACcacttccttctcttcatctcgactCTCGCTTTCCATGTACTAGCAGCTGCCGTTGAGGTCGAACCAGGCAGAACAGACTTGGATCTCACGACACCATGGAACGGATTTCACCTGAAGCGAGCCGTGCCCATCGTCGCTCCATCCCCTGATCATGTCAGCACCCGCGTGTCAAaactcaagaagctcaacagAAAacatcaactccatccaAGATCTGCCGCATCCCTGCTCGCGAAACGTAACCAAGGACCCTTTTCTCTCAAGAATGGCATCCAGAACATCTCGGCTGTGGGCGACTTCTCAACCTCCTATGCGATCCAATGCTTATGGGATTCAACCCCCGTCTGGCTCACCTTCGACACAGCGAGCTCTGACACATGGGCTGTCAAATCTGGCTTCCGATGTGAGAATAACCTGGGAGATAAGCAAGATCAGGACTGGTGCGGCTTTGGCCAGCCGCACATCCAAGACTTTGGCTTAGGGAGGCTGACAGAGATACACCTCCATCGGAGCTATGCATCTGGGGAGGACGTCTCGGGCCCAATGGGCGCTTCCGATATCTCCTGCGGCGATGTCACTGTCCATAATCAGCAGGTGGGACTAGCTAACAGGACATACTGGCACGGTGACAACGTGACGGTTGGTGTTCTGGGTTTGGCGTATCCATCTCTCACCAGCGGCTACTTGGGCGGCCCCAAGGACGAGACGGAGTGGAACAATTACCCATACACGCCCTGGCTGACCAAAGCCATCGCACAAGGCGCAACCAGCCCCATGTTTAGCGTCTGGCTTGACCGAAACTCGAGCGATGGGATGCTCACTTGGGGCGGACTTCCGCGGCCCGCTGCCATCAAGCTTGGGCAGCTTGCAACCACCGGTCTCATCATT GCAAAACTCGACGACAGGGAAAAGACAGCCTGGAAGCCGTCGTTCTATACTATCATCCCGGACGGGCTAACATGGGGAACAAGAACCGACACGGGAAAGTACCCGTACATTGTCGACACGGCCACAACCATGATTCACGTGCCTCCGC CCCTTGCCGAAGCCATCGCGGCGGCGTTTGAGCCGCAAGCCGTGTACCTATATCAGTGGGGGTCATACTTTGTCCCATGCGACTCAATCGCGCCAAGCTTTGCCGTCATCGTCTCGGGGGTCAACCTTTGGGTCAACCCGGCTGATATGATATTCAAGGACCTCGTGGATCCTGGGACGGGGTACTGCGCCACGGCCATCACCACCGGCGGATCGGGGCCATACATCCTCGGTGACGTCTTCCTCCAGAATGTCCTGGCCGTTTTTGACGTAGGAAACGCCGAGATGCGCTTCTATGCGAGGAGGTGA
- a CDS encoding RNA helicase: MDFTGSKKRKFKDANGVKATNGKKAAPSVPQKSKKVKRAEPEPREEPEIESSSDEEDDEVEDNEESDEADEEEDDSKSGDEDEEEEDDGKEDNTDLPDGGQLTLPPVAGAEAQSFEELKLSDKTMKAIKEMGFTKMTEIQRRGIPPSLAGRDVLGAAKTGSGKTLAFLIPVVEMLSALRFKPRNGTGVIVVSPTRELALQIFGVARELMAHHSQTYGIVIGGANRRAEAEKLSKGVNLIIATPGRLLDHLQNTPFVFKNLKSLVIDEADRILEIGFEDEMRQIIKILPKEDRQTMLFSATQTTKVEDLARISLRPGPLYINVDEEKQFSTVEGLEQGYVICEADRRFLLLFSFLKRNIKKKVIVFFSSCACVKYHAELLNYIDLPVLDLHGKQKQQKRTNTFFEFCNAKQGTLICTDVAARGLDIPAVDWIVQFDPPDDPRDYIHRVGRTARGSNSKGRSLMFLQPSEVGFLSHLKAARVPVVEFDFPKKIQNVQSQLEKLISQNYYLNKSAKDGYRSYLHAYASHSLRSVFDINKLDLTKVAKSFGFSVPPRVEITLGASMSRDKKNQGRRAYGSQPRQGRGGKFTR; this comes from the exons ATGGATTTCACTGGAAGCAAGAAGCGCAAGTTCAAGGACGCCAATGGCGTCAAGGCGACCAACGGAAAGAAGGCTGCCCCCAGTGTTCCTCAAAAGTCAAAGAAAGTCAAGCGCGCCGAACCTGAGCCCCGCGAAGAGCCCGAGATCGAGTCTTccagcgacgaggaagatgacgaggtaGAGGACAACGAAGAGAGTGATGAggccgatgaggaagaggatgactCCAAGTCgggagatgaggacgaggaagaggaggatgatggcaagGAGGACAACACAGATCTCCCCGACGGTGGACAGCTCACATTACCTCCCGTCGCCGGTGCCGAAGCTCAATCGTTCGAGGAGCTGAAACTTTCCGACAAGACTATGAAGGcgatcaaggagatgggctTCACCAAGATGACGGAGATTCAGAGGAGAGGTATTCCTCCTTCGCTGGCTGGTCGCGACGTCCTCGGAGCGGCCAAGACTGGTTCTGGAAAGACTCTGGCTTTCTTGATCCCTGTCGTTGAGATGCTGAGCGCTCTCCGATTCAAGCCCCGCAACGGAACCGGTGTCATTGTCGTCTCTCCCACTCGTGAGCTGGCGCTCCAGATCTTTGGTGTTGCCCGCGAGCTCATGGCCCACCACTCGCAAACATACGGCATCGTTATTGGAGGCGCAAACCGTcgcgccgaggctgagaagctcTCCAAGGGTGTCAACCTTATCATCGCTACTCCTGGACGACTGCTCGATCACTTGCAAAATACCCCCTTCGTTttcaagaacctcaagtCTCTTGTCATTGACGAGGCTGACCGAATTCTTGAGATTGGTTTCGAGGACGAAATGCGacagatcatcaagatcctTCCCAAGGAGGACCGACAGACCATGCTCTTCTCTGCCACTCAGACTACCAAGGTCGAGGACTTGGCGCGCATCTCGCTGCGCCCCGGCCCTCTGTACATCAAcgtggacgaggagaagcagtTCAGCACAGTCGAGGGTCTTGAGCAGGGCTACGTTATCTGCGAAGCCGACAGACGATTCCTTCTTCTATTTTCGTTCTTGAAGCGCAACATTAAGAAGAAGGTCATTGTCTTCTTCAGCAGTTGCGCGTGTGTCAAGTACCACGCCGAGTTGCTCAACTACATCGATCTTCCCGTCCTCGACCTCCACGGTAAGCAGAAGCAACAGAAGCGAACCAACACCTTCTTTGAGTTCTGCAACGCGAAGCAGGGTACTTTGATCTGCACTGATGTCGCTGCCCGTGGCCTCGAT ATTCCTGCCGTTGACTGGATCGTCCAGTTCGACCCTCCGGATGACCCTCGCGACTACATTCACCGTGTCGGTCGTACCGCTCGAGGCAGCAACTCCAAGGGCCGATCCCTCATGTTCCTCCAGCCCAGCGAAGTCGGCTTCCTCTCCCACCTCAAGGCGGCCCGCGTCCCCGTCGTCGAGTTTGACTTCCCCAAGAAGATCCAGAACGTGCAGTCTCAGCTTGAGAAACTCATCAGCCAGAACTACTACCTGAACAAGAGCGCCAAGGACGGTTACCGCAGCTACCTGCACGCATACGCCTCGCACTCGCTGCGCAGCGTCTTTGACATCAACAAGCTGGACTTGACCAAGGTGGCCAAGAGCTTTGGCTTCTCGGTGCCTCCCCGAGTGGAGATCACACTCGGTGCCAGCATGAGCAgggacaagaagaaccagGGTCGCAGGGCGTACGGCAGCCAGCCTCGACAGGGCCGAGGCGGCAAGTTTACCAGATAG